In the Sarcophilus harrisii chromosome 3, mSarHar1.11, whole genome shotgun sequence genome, one interval contains:
- the LOC116422364 gene encoding uncharacterized protein LOC116422364 — MVRKYKLFPEASLVQLPPKDFCHQSKFVLLPCPPHRIAPLWDRGHPSRAQQGSFKQQAPATRSSPLPYRRAASAQLPCPREYQYHLHHHLCHRSTAIPLSDLKNYKPSSCPTQNSSTSVSHLPCSYFKARSDAIAAKSSDSETLLDPDHNPEDSLNPCFWAQTPSVIDYIPKILKSHGHSGLPYFSHQLPPSFLSLPFHLCPSPSSMSSPPKSSPPLQPSSPPKQPQSQLQSQPQSPPLCYHLPLPQPVPPKPSFTDRRVKKQAKLPAHVERRAKTASLITSLHPICPQSASVVRGSHPKAPPAQGHQMKTSALVGCLHLQRKGRILSPSPEHHSRLTALKTTNLSKNKTSKA, encoded by the exons ATGGTGAGAAAATACAAGCTATTTCCAGAAG CATCCCTGGTCCAGTTGCCTCCAAAAGATTTTTGTCATCAATCCAAGTTTGTGCTGTTACCATGTCCTCCTCATAGGATAGCACCATTGTGGGATCGAGGTCACCCATCCAGGGCTCAGCAGGGATCATTCAAACAGCAGGCCCCAGCCACCAGATCATCACCCCTACCTTACCGGAGAGCTGCATCTGCACAGTTACCCTGCCCCCGTGAATACCAGTACCACCTCCACCACCATCTTTGCCACAGATCAACAGCAATACCATTATCTGATTTAAAGAATTACAAACCATCTTCATGCCCTACACAAAATTCTAGTACCTCAGTGTCACATTTACCTTGCTCTTATTTCAAGGCAAGGTCAGATGCCATAGCTGCTAAATCTTCTGATTCTGAAACTCTTCTGGACCCTGATCACAATCCTGAGGATTCACTGAACCCTTGTTTTTGGGCACAGACTCCTTCAGTCATTGACTACATTCCCAAGATTTTAAAGAGCCATGGCCATTCAGGGCTACCATACTTCAGCCATCAGCTTCCAccttcatttctgtctctccccttccaCCTATGTCCATCACCATCATCTATGTCTTCACCACCTAAGTCTTCTCCACCACTACAACCATCATCCCCCCCAAAGCAGCCTCAGTCTCAGCTTCAGTCCCAACCTCAGTCTCCACCTTTATGTTATCATTTACCTTTGCCTCAACCTGTACCTCCAAAGCCATCTTTCACTGATCGGAGGGTCAAGAAACAGGCAAAACTTCCTGCTCATGTAGAACGTAGGGCCAAGACAGCATCTTTAATAACTTCATTGCACCCAATTTGTCCCCAAAGTGCCTCAGTTGTGCGAGGAAGCCACCCTAAAGCCCCACCAGCTCAAGGGCATCAAATGAAGACTTCTGCCCTTGTAGGATGTCTCCACCTACAACGTAAAGGCAGGATTTTGTCACCTTCACCTGAACATCATTCTAGGCTCACAGCTTTGAAAACAACCAACTTGTCCAAGAACAAAACTTCCAAGGCATAA